DNA from Toxoplasma gondii ME49 chromosome X, whole genome shotgun sequence:
CGTCCGGAAGAGAGGCTCATTGCGGGTCAAGCCAAAGCAGCGGCGCTACAGACTGTCCATCAATTAGGAGCAGTTGTTCTTACCCCAGAGCAAGCTAAAGCCGCATTGCTAGACGAAATTCTCAGAGCCACGCAAAATTTGGACCTCAAGAAGTACGAGAATCTCAACACGGAGCAACAAAAGGCCTATGAACAAGTCCAGAAGGATCTTTCGCTACTGAGTCCGGAAACGAAGGCTTTGCTCATTGAAAATCATAGGAAGGAGAAATCCCTACTTGAACAGGCGAAAAGGCTGTTCCGAAAACGCCACTACCACGTTACCAGGCAGGCGGCTTTGGCTGGACAAATCCTCAACGAGCAGAGGGATGCGAGTGGAGCATTACAATCAGGTGCTGTGAAGGCTGCGATCCGAAAAGCCAACGAGCAGTACAAcgtcgctgaagaagacaagaactTTAACGAGGAACAGCATGCAGCACAACTGAAAAAGGTAGGCGCTATGCCCTAGTCGTAAAAACGACGACGAACCCGCGTCGGAAATCCCGAATCTGTTTGGGATGGCTTTGACCGGTATGAAGAGGTCAAACACAGCTTCTTGTCAGACCAACATTGGTCAATTCTGATTTTTTCCGTTTATTCGTTTTCCATGATGAACAATCACTTTGAATATGGTCTGCCGCTCAGCACGAAAACGGCACAGACGCATTCCCTCAAACTAGTTACTCTGCTTGAACTAAAACTAATGCTGTTTGCTGGTGAGCTGAAACACCAGAGGTTCAAACATGTCCGATATACGCATCGCAGGGGTACGCCAGCAACATTACGTTGATTCTGTTCGATTCTTTGATATGTTTCGTGCTCGAATCTGCCGGCCAAAGTGTGGCCACGGGACGTTCTCCATTGCGAGGGGCCCGATGACCTAATAGGGATTGAGACAACACCCGCTGATCTAACCGATTTCAGAAGTACGCCACACGTAGAAGCAGTGGACATCGTCCAACCCATAGAACTATTAGACAGGATCACTCAGAGGCGTGGGTGCGCTTGTAGATTCAGCCCGAAAATGACGGCAAGCCATCGACCTGAGTTTGGCGTGTCTTGTGTAGATAGTCTGTAGCGGCAACACTGTAGTTTTCGAGAAGATTCAGAAATCTAAGTACTTCGGCTTGACTTCCATTTTCGCTTTGGTTTAGATCCATGAGACACGTACGGATTAAGAGCTTCTTCGACAGACAGTCGGATGCGCTGTCGAACACCCTATGCCAGAGATATTGGTTGGTCGATGCGGGTTTTGGGAGTGGCGCTGGCGGGTCCTTTTTGATAAACGACTGAGATGCTAAATGAATCTAAGAAGGATGTTGAACCAGAACTCAGGAAGATGTTGGGCTTGTCGACTGACGTCGCAAGGAGCGTCGTGATCCACGTTATAGGTTTCACTGGAGAGGTGGCCGTATGGCTTTCCTCGATGGACTGAGGAGAATTGTTGGGGGTAGTGCTCTCATTCGTGGTCCcgagggaaaggaaaaaccgTGTGTGTCAAACCGCAGGACAGTGGAACCCTACAACGGGATGCGCCTGAAAGGGGAACAGGCAGTGGACCGTATATGAACAATGGTGGGGGCGGTTAGAGACGCTTACACGTTTACCTCGTCTCAAGTACTTGAATCGCCGCTTGTGTAACGAGTGGCTGCAGATGTAAGCCACAAGGGGGTTGGCATGCAGTATTTCCCCTACTGTGTGGGGGCACAGTGTAGGAAGGGGTTTTCTTTCGACGCGGGCCACCAGTTCCGTGCACTCCATTGTTCAGTtaagacgaaggaaacaaaTAATGGTACCAGCAGACGATACTGCGCTGGGGAGACGCTGTGCGCCGttcgactttcttctcctACATCGCAATCGGTACGGAGGAACGCGGAATGCAAGCCTCAACGGTGCGTGACCATCGCTTCTTTGCTCCCTTTCTCCGAACGCAGTAATTAAGGGGGTTTCTGTTTCAGGGGAGTTGTGCATGCCTGAGATCGGGTGAGAATAACATGACACGATTTTCCGGGAAACCTACACAGTTTTCTCGTCTCAGGAATTAAGGGAGCACGTTGGTAGAGTGTTGGTCATGCGAGTCCCTGCAGCACTTGCTCTGCGGTATGCACAACCGCGCGAAGTCTGTCTTACGAAACAGGCACTTGCATTTCTCAGCAGTGAAGGGATTGGATGATGACCCTTGCCAGCAGCATTCTAGACTGAGACACACATCTAACGGTGGACATGCGAAGACTCGGTGATCACTTAGTGCGCATGCGCGACTAATCTTCCAGCCTTTCTACAGAAACTGCCTCCCTTTCTTAATCGTCTCAAACCGCCAAAGAACACAGTTTCTTCTGAGCAGCACGGCCCCCACCTGACAGCGTGGACTCGCGAGTTGCTGGCTAGACGGAAATTGACTACGCTCAAAGCGCGTGGTATCACCGTGGATCCAATGACAAACACGTTCGCTTTGTCCATTGCCCGGAAATGAAGCCGTTGCCGACATTCGTTGTTCCTCGAACAGAATCAGCTACACACCTCTACGCAACTCACAATATGTGTATACGGGAACGGAGGCGGGCGTGTGCATAGTTCCACATCCACGAAATGTAGTGCGGAAGCCTGAACCCACTTCGTGTCTGGAGAGGACGATGCGTGGGTTTTGCGGACAATGCTGCGGGTAATGCACGGGCGAaagcttcgtctctcctctttctttgttGTTTCCCTGGAAGAGAGCTGCGTCGTTGCCCTCTCTCCAGTTTTCAGATCACTGGCTCAGACAGCTCTTTGGCGGAACGGCTAGCGACGCCACCTTCCCGTGATCGGGTTCAAAACGAGGTGTTTTCCCGCACGAATGTgcaaaaaacaacaagcacGAATCTAGCAACCCTAATAGGTCGCCTTCCCGTCGTCTAACGTTTACCACCGTGTTTCTGCCTGGTGGCGACCAGCAATTTCGTGTTTTTTTATCTCAGTTTTTCAGTCACCGTAGGTTGCAGACCGCATGTGCTATCAGCGTTCCTGACTGCGTCACCGTTCCGGTTCCGGGGAGGCAACAATCTCCGACGGCGTGTGAGTCACTCCTGCGCTATTCTGAGCTCAGTCCCTCCTCTAGTGTTTGCGGGGACTGGAAATTTCCCTTACGAATCCCCGTTGCTTTTCCCGCGCCTGTTTCTTAAGAGGCTGACGTGTCTGTGCAAGTTTTCCTTGCTGCAAACAGTCTCCGCGGCAGCTTTCGTCACGTCACTCACACGCGTGTCTGTCGGGATTGAAACGGCAGAATCGCTGTTCcgctcctccgtctctttttGTTGCGGGTTTTCCCCACTTTGTTTTCGGAACGCCGTGTGAGACGGGAAAAGGCACGGAGCACTTCGTTTCTCGCCCGAAAGGCGACCTTGCTGCGCCGGCAACTGCTCGTCTCGTCAACCTGCGTTTTACCACTGTGTGCGTGGCAATCGTTGTCCGTTCCGCTTCTTTTGTGTCTGCCTAGAAGCGTGTCCGGCGTTTTGTTCGTGCTGGTCTCCGCGTGGACTTGGGATTATCGCCCTTACCCCTTCTCCGTATCTTTTTCggctcgttttcttcgcgactCCTCGCGCGCAGTTCCTGACTGCTTTTGGGACGTGCACCCCCCTGGCTCTACGTACACCTCGTCACGTATTTATGCCGGTTCTGTCTGCTGCGCTGCGTTCTGGTGGAGCGCTGCATTCGCTGCGCCCGTGCGTCCGCCGTtccctgcgtttcttcttgtctgctgCGCGAGAATGGCACCGACGAAGCAGCGCGTAGGCGCACTGGACGTCCGGGCTCTCGTGGCTTCTGTCCGTCCGTCAATTGTCGGCTTGCGTGTCACGAACGTATACGATTTTTCTGCGGGTGGCAGCCGGGGCGGCACAAGCAGCAGCTACATCTTGAAGTTCGCGGGAAAAGAGTCGAAggtctttctcttcatccACGCCGGCTTTCGCTTGTACACCACCGAgtggaaaaaagacaagggCGCGCTGCCGTCGCCCTTTTGCGTGCGACTTCGCAAAGGTCTCCGAGGCAAGAAACTCGAAGACATTCACCAACATGGAGCGGACCGCGTCGTCATCCTCACCTTCGGCAAGAGCGAAAACGCGCTCCACCTGGTCGTCGAGTTGTACGTGTCGGGGAACATTATCTTGACAGACCACACAAACCTGATTCAGGCCGTCCTCAGACGCCACACCCTCTCCGCTCCGGCTGGCGCAGCTCCGGCAGAAGGAGGCCGCGAAGCGCGtcaagagacagagcagcgcATCGCCGTCAACGAATACTATCGCCTGGACCCACCGGAAATGTCGCTGCTCCGAGACGCCATTCGCCCGATTGACTTCTCTGCGGACGTCGTCAAACGCCAGCTGACAGCCATACAAGAGGCTGCCTGCGGCAAGGACACAAAGTCCAAAACTCAAGTCACCTGGGCACAGGCTCTTGGCCGCCTCGCCCCCTTCGTCAGCCCCGCGCTTGCCGTCCACGCGCTCCTGGCGACCACCGGGGATGAGagtgcgaagaaaagagtcGTGACGCAGGATGGACTCGACGAAGCTGTCGAGAGTTTGCGGCGCGCTGTCATGGAGTGCCTCAGAATGGTGAGCGGAACAACTTttacagacagacagacccGTGGTAACCACAATCGCATGCAACGCCCGAAAAAGGACGACCGGACACCCATGCACACACCGGCTCCAACTCGAGACGAGTGGTGCCATGATCTCGGCCAGGGGGGACTCaccgaagggagagagacagggaggggAATGAGACAAGccggtggagaggagagaagacaatgCAGACGGAGAGCACGAGAGACACGCAGGGGAAAAGGGTGacaaagagggaggaaaggaggaacaAAGGCGACAAGGATGGCGTGATGGGGgcaagggagacagcgagaagtgGAGCAGGATGAcacgaagcgaagagagagaagggacaAACAACCGAGAAATTTAGGTGACGAATAGAGAGTGAGAAAGGATGGAGGGGGCGAACGAACGGGTCAAGAGAAGGATATGTCACGCAGGTCGAAACCAAGAATGGCAAggagggcgaagaagaaaatcaTGAAGCAAACCATTACGAGtagggagagaaacaaggggAATTATTGCCGCCGGTGTCAatttttcttctcccatTTTCCGTGATCTTCCTGtcgtgtctttttctgtagCATTCCCTCGTCCAGCGTTGTCCTGTCCGTTTCTCGTCACGGTGTTTGCGCGTCTCGTGCGTTTATTGTttccctcttccttttcgcgcGTTCTTTGTTTTCAGCTTCGCGCCGTGAGCTCCGCGGAGGATTTCCTTGGCGCCGGACCTTTGCCGGCCGAGTTGGAGTCCCAGGCTTCGGCGACGCCGCCCGTGGAAGGCTATATTGTGGCTACGCGCCGCTCCGCCTcgtctgcagaggagaagagtctttccttctctctgctttaCGACTACGAAGAGTTCTCTCCAGTCGTTCTCCGCCAGTTCGCGGACTTGCAGGTGCTGCCCTCCCCTCAGGACATccagcgcgagagagaagaacgcgcaGCCGTCGCTGTCCAACGCCTCCAAGTAGACAGAAACACAAACTCCCAAAAGGAAgcggacgagaaggaagaggaagaagagcagggagagaaaggagagaaggaaaaaaagggagagaaggataACGatgagggaggagacgatgAGGTagggaacgcagagacgagagctACCGGGGATGTGGAATCGGCGGTGGctgcagtgcatgcaaacgtgGCGCCGGGGACGCGTGTGTTGCTTCACTTCCGGGATATCAACATGTGCGTGGACGAGTATTTCAGTAGCGTCGATGTGCAAAAGAGTGAGCGGGCAGAGGCGCAGGCGCGACAGGAGGCGCTGAGTCGCGTAGAAAAGATCAAAAGCGACCAGgagcaacgcatgcagctcctCGAGGAGGAGGCCGCGAATCTGCTCCAGCAAGCCCAGGCCGTGGAGGCGAACGTGGTGCTGGTCGAGCAGATCATCCAGCTGCTGCGAGCGGCGCTGGCGACAGGCGTGGACTGGGACGAGCTCGGGCGTCAGATGAAGCTGCAGGCGAAGGAGGGGCACCCTCTCGCAGTCCACGTACACGAACTGAAGCTCGAGAAGCAGCGTGCGATGCTTCTACTGGAGGCGCCTCGccgcgaggaggcggaagagccTGGCGAGGCCTCCGAGACGATTCTGGTCCCGGTCGATGTGGCGCTCTCTGCCCATGGGAATGCGCAACTCCTTCACTCGCAGGTGAAGCAGCTGAAGGCGAAGACCCAGAAGACTTCTGCGGCGACTGCGGCGGCCCTGGCGGCTGCAGATCGAAAGGCACAGCGCacactgaaacagaaggaCCAGCAGGTGCTGCAGGCTCAGCAGCAGCTCCAGAAAGTCCGCAAGGCCTTCTGGTTTGAAAAGTTTCACTGGTTCATCTCCAGCGACCACTACCTCGTGCTCGCCGGCAGAGACGCGCAACAGAACGAAATCCTCTTCCGCCGCTATCTGCGCTCAAACGACGTGTACGTACACGCCGACGTCCACGGTGCAGCCACCTGCATCATCAAGaattcgagagaaacggagccAGGAAAGTGTGACGATCCACCCGTCCCCCTCACCACTCTCCAACAGTGTGGAGAATTCGCtgtctgcagaagcagcgcgtGGACCACCAAGAGCCCCTCTGCAGCCTGGTGGGTGTATGGACGCCAGGTCTCGAAGTCCGCCCCCAGCGGCCTGTACCTCAGGTGAGAATGCGACTTCTGCTTGACCCTAGACACAAGACAGCCGACTCCTGAGGGTGTGAAGGCGTCAGGGGACGCTGGACGAAGTGCAGTGCACAGTTCTGTTGTAGAGAGGTCGACGGTTGTCTCACGAACAGATCGAGGGGAGAAGATGTGGAGACGTTCTGCGTTGTTAACGCGAGACGAAGGCCCCCGCGTCCCCCCAGAGGATCGAGGTTGTCTTacacttttttctcgcagtctttcgctcttcttcatttATCCCCTTCTCGTAGTCCTtcctttcgttcttctcttgctttgcTCACCCTGTCTGtcgtccttcttttctgtctttcacCGCGTCGGAGACTGGGTCGCGGGCGATTTTCAGCGTTTGGATTCCTGCAGGTCTCCCGGCTTCCTCTGTGACGCCGTTCTTGTGTCGTTCATTTATTCGTGGCACACCtccgcggcgtctccgcccctgctcgttcttttctctcctgtttcgctcttcccGTGTCTCCACGGTGCCCGTCTTGTGCCAGACTCTTCATATGtttgtcgtctgtctccgcacAGACGAGTAagcgtttctcgcgtttttcttctgtcctgtCGTTGCTATCTCTGATCGTATTTTCTGTGTCCCTCGTCTtcactgccttcctctccgtttcttcgctgctccgACCTTCGTAGGTTGCTTGAtcatgcgtctctctgtctctctcctcagcaCCGGTTCCTTCATGATTCGCGGCCGACGCAACTTCATTCAAGTCCACCGCCTTGAGATGGGATTTGGGCTCCTCTTTCGCTTGGCTGACGAGGCATCCGTTGCCCGCCATGTCGCTGCGCGAACGCGACTGGCACTCGAAGAAGCTGGAAGCGAAGGTCCCCAAGGCTcccctccctcttcctcttcgtcgtcgtctgctGTGCTTGCTGAGGGAGAGAGTGGAGCAGAGGGGAGTCGGAGAGGAGTGAAGGCGTCCGTGGGTGGCGAGGACGAgtcggaagaggagaaatcTGTGAAATTTGGGTTTTTGGAGGCCGCACAGTCTGCGTGCAGCTCAACGCAAGTAGAACtctccgagagaagacggcaaaCGCACACGGAGTTCCTCAGAGACACAGCCATCGAGCATCGCGCGGTGAGAAGAGATGCTTCTACGAatgcatatctgtatatatatatatatctgtatatctgtatatatatatatatatatatatatatatgttctCATGCGTGCccgtaaatatatatatatatctttgtatatatatgtatatatatatatgtatgtatgtatatgtatatgtgtatttacagacaca
Protein-coding regions in this window:
- a CDS encoding toxofilin (encoded by transcript TGME49_214080~Signal peptide predicted by SignalP 2.0 HMM (probability 0.996) with cleavage site probability 0.311 at residue 27~Predicted trans-membrane domain (TMHMM2.0):8-31), whose protein sequence is MAQYKSRPLAAVLLLITVGSLLTASESVQLSEGMKRLSMRGRSPSPKTGRFESGDEGTSTMSPSVAARQQELGLLRPEERLIAGQAKAAALQTVHQLGAVVLTPEQAKAALLDEILRATQNLDLKKYENLNTEQQKAYEQVQKDLSLLSPETKALLIENHRKEKSLLEQAKRLFRKRHYHVTRQAALAGQILNEQRDASGALQSGAVKAAIRKANEQYNVAEEDKNFNEEQHAAQLKKVGAMP